The following are from one region of the Penaeus vannamei isolate JL-2024 chromosome 28, ASM4276789v1, whole genome shotgun sequence genome:
- the LOC113812228 gene encoding organic cation transporter 1, translating to MHFEDLLEEIGSFGLYQRVLCFVLIPFTTGICALTFYSQLFILTAPPHVCRPGGGPEGGEAGLFLGKVVELLNATDHDNSAIKAYSCHRFSANESLPPGQLMNVTSLSQLPPPDVPCDSGWDYDYDTLFSTLTSEHDWVCDEAWRPYLVVTAFWVGNTIGSWIFGTISDVYGRRPTILLIALVYGVAGVASVFVSDFYGFLALRTLVGSAHHTLSHLPFVLVVEYCGMDSRVVPLLTIMMTYTTASILAPSLAWLVWDWRILALLSSTPILLVLLMYRWIPESSSWLITRGRTQLATKQLETVAKINKRTLPGEKVNQLVSEGGDKSDEAAGEVASQSVIQVVRYRHLRNSILLVLLVWMLGCMCYYGHCQNTAHLGSNMFTSYLLGAAVEIPSWSAPWLINRLGRRLPLTVLFLLSGGASVLYALVPLDMEWLSLTLALVGRSTITGAYYITLQYGPEVFPTVVRGQGVALAETLGGVAIFLSPSIVYLGEILTTLPLLVFGGLSVIGGAATLFLPETNGVVLPQTLPQAERFCHRAARPFCRSKIEEETEMEAAT from the exons ATGCATTTCGAGGACCTTCTGGAGGAGATCGGGTCCTTCGGCCTGTACCAGCGTGTCCTTTGCTTCGTCCTCATCCCCTTCACCACCGGGATCTGCGCCTTGACCTTCTACTCCCAGCTCTTCATCCTGACGGCGCCGCCCCACGTGTGTCGTCCAGGAGGGGGACCTGAAGGAGGGGAGGCCGGGCTGTTCCTCGGGAAGGTCGTCGAGCTGCTCAACGCCACTGATcac GACAACAGTGCCATAAAAGCCTACAGCTGCCATCGGTTTAGTGCCAACGAGAGCCTGCCCCCGGGTCAGCTCATGAACGTGACCTCACTCAGCCAGCTGCCCCCGCCCGACGTGCCTTGTGACAGCGGCTGGGACTACGACTATGACACGCTCTTCTCGACACTCACATCCGAG CACGACTGGGTGTGCGACGAAGCCTGGCGTCCGTACTTGGTCGTCACGGCGTTCTGGGTTGGTAACACTATAGGCTCCTGGATCTTTGGAACGATATCGGACGT ATACGGCCGGCGTCCGACGATCCTGCTCATCGCCCTGGTGTACGGCGTGGCGGGCGTCGCCTCCGTGTTCGTCAGCGACTTCTACGGGTTCCTGGCGCTCAGGACGCTCGTGGGGTCGGCGCACCACACCCTGTCGCACCTTCCCTTCGTTCTGG TGGTCGAGTACTGCGGGATGGACAGCCGCGTGGTGCCTCTGCTCACCATTATGATGACCTACACCACAGCCTccatcctcgccccttcccttgcCTGGCTCGTGTGGGACTGGAGGATACTCGCCCTCCTCTCGTCGACGCCCATCCTCCTGGTCCTGCTGATGtacag GTGGATCCCCGAGTCCTCTTCTTGGCTTATTACTCGTGGACGCACACAGCTGGCTACTAAACAGCTGGAAACAGTAGCCAAGATTAACAAACGGACGCTTCCAGGTGAAAAGGTCAACCAGCTGGTTTCTGAAGGCGGAGATAAATCTGACGAGGCAGCTGGAGAGGTGGCCAGCCAGTCCGTGATACAGGTGGTGAGATACCGCCATCTGAGGAACAGCATTTTGCTCGTGCTGTTGGTGTG GATGCTGGGGTGCATGTGTTACTACGGGCACTGCCAGAACACGGCGCACTTGGGTTCCAACATGTTCACGAGCTACCTTCTCGGGGCGGCGGTCGAGATCCCTTCCTGGTCGGCGCCTTGGCTCATCAACCGGCTGGGTCGACGTCTTCCTCTCACCGTCTTGTTCCTCCTCTCCGGTGGTGCCAGCGTCCTGTACGCCCTCGTGCCCCTGG ACATGGAATGGTTGTCCCTGACCCTGGCGCTGGTGGGCCGCTCGACGATCACAGGGGCGTACTATATCACCCTCCAGTACGGCCCCGAGGTCTTCCCGACGGTGGTGAGGGGCCAGGGCGTGGCTCTGGCGGAGACCCTGGGGGGCGTCGctatcttcctctcgccctccatcGTCTACCTG GGAGAGATTCTCACGACGCTGCCGCTCCTGGTGTTCGGAGGGCTGTCGGTCATCGGAGGAGCCGCCACGCTCTTCCTGCCGGAGACGAACGGCGTGGTGCTGCCCCAGACGCTGCCTCAGGCCGAGAGGTTCTGCCACCGCGCCGCCCGCCCCTTCTGCAG GTCGAAGAttgaagaggagacggagatggaggcAGCGACTTAA